One Halioglobus japonicus DNA segment encodes these proteins:
- a CDS encoding CinA family nicotinamide mononucleotide deamidase-related protein encodes MTNQPPRVQLLLTGNEIMSGDTVDSNSAMIAQRLATLAMSVYRKVTVGDDVALLKAELAYMTEHADLVIVNGGLGPTVDDLTAEILADVAGAPIAEHPTAVAHLEQWCAGRNLALNTANLKQAMLPAGCEIVDNPIGSAVGFALEINGCRVICTPGVPSELAAMMDIILDQLAAAQDTPVEHDILRLQTFGLGESSAQQIIADNIPDWPAGVELGFRAGAPQMEIKLTVSRSTDLPARQRCREQLESLFGEHIIGEGDTLLAERVLELLADRGQTLTTAESCTGGLIASMLTRIPGSSAGFHAGFVTYANDIKASVLGVDEATLATEGAVSEAVVRDMAKGALARSGANYAIAVSGIAGPDGGSEEKPVGTVWLAWGREDDIRTRCLCWPVERTLFQTMVAAAGLDMIRRMLLGIDSEPRYFRQRSTKAQA; translated from the coding sequence ATGACAAACCAGCCTCCCCGCGTGCAGTTGCTGCTCACCGGCAACGAGATCATGAGCGGCGATACGGTGGATTCCAATTCAGCCATGATCGCCCAGCGGCTGGCGACGCTCGCCATGAGCGTGTATCGCAAAGTCACCGTCGGCGACGACGTCGCCCTGCTCAAAGCCGAACTGGCCTATATGACTGAGCACGCTGATCTGGTCATCGTCAACGGCGGCCTGGGCCCCACTGTGGATGACCTGACCGCGGAGATCCTCGCCGATGTTGCCGGCGCGCCCATCGCTGAACACCCGACGGCCGTGGCCCACCTCGAACAATGGTGCGCGGGCCGCAACCTGGCGCTGAATACCGCCAACCTGAAACAAGCCATGCTGCCGGCCGGCTGTGAGATCGTCGACAATCCCATCGGCAGCGCCGTCGGCTTTGCACTGGAGATCAACGGTTGCCGGGTCATCTGCACGCCGGGCGTGCCCAGTGAACTCGCAGCGATGATGGACATCATCCTCGACCAGCTCGCGGCTGCGCAGGACACACCGGTGGAGCACGACATTCTTCGCCTGCAGACCTTCGGCCTGGGCGAATCCTCGGCCCAACAAATCATTGCCGACAACATCCCGGACTGGCCCGCCGGGGTAGAGCTGGGGTTTCGGGCCGGCGCACCGCAAATGGAAATCAAGCTCACGGTGAGCCGCAGCACTGACCTGCCCGCCCGCCAACGATGTCGGGAGCAGCTGGAAAGCCTGTTCGGTGAGCACATTATCGGCGAGGGCGACACCCTGCTGGCGGAGCGGGTATTGGAATTGCTGGCAGATCGCGGCCAGACCCTGACCACGGCCGAATCCTGCACTGGCGGCCTGATCGCCTCGATGCTGACCAGGATTCCCGGGTCGTCAGCGGGCTTTCACGCCGGGTTTGTCACTTACGCCAACGACATCAAGGCATCGGTGCTTGGGGTGGATGAAGCAACGCTGGCGACAGAAGGCGCCGTCAGTGAAGCAGTCGTGAGAGACATGGCCAAAGGCGCGCTGGCGCGCAGCGGCGCCAACTACGCCATTGCCGTGTCCGGCATCGCCGGCCCCGATGGGGGCAGCGAGGAAAAACCGGTAGGCACGGTGTGGCTGGCCTGGGGACGCGAAGATGACATCCGCACCCGCTGCCTGTGCTGGCCGGTGGAGCGCACCCTGTTTCAAACCATGGTAGCCGCCGCGGGCCTGGATATGATTCGGCGCATGCTGCTGGGCATCGACAGTGAACCGCGATACTTCCGTCAGCGCAGCACCAAAGCCCAGGCCTAG
- a CDS encoding lipocalin-like domain-containing protein — translation MISKDDLIGTWELESWTIGYSDRDVFSYPYGEEPRGLLVYANDGWMSASIARHERDGLPEDVPYRKISDALKAEAFSSYFHYAGRYRVRDGDVIHYVTQSLNPDFPGTEQLRHAELDGQTLVLSGKDQVGDVVRFHSLVWHRTVPTAEAPPLEG, via the coding sequence ATGATTAGTAAAGACGACCTGATAGGCACCTGGGAGCTTGAGTCTTGGACGATTGGTTATTCCGACCGGGATGTCTTCAGCTATCCCTACGGCGAAGAGCCTCGAGGCCTGCTGGTATACGCCAATGATGGTTGGATGAGCGCATCCATTGCTCGCCACGAGCGCGACGGACTGCCAGAAGATGTGCCCTACCGGAAGATTTCCGACGCCCTCAAGGCGGAAGCGTTCTCCTCGTATTTTCACTATGCGGGACGTTACCGGGTGCGCGATGGCGATGTGATTCACTACGTGACCCAGAGTCTCAATCCCGACTTTCCCGGTACGGAGCAGCTGCGCCACGCCGAGCTCGATGGTCAGACCCTGGTGCTGTCGGGCAAAGACCAGGTGGGTGACGTCGTTCGCTTCCACTCTCTGGTGTGGCACCGCACGGTGCCCACCGCGGAAGCGCCCCCGCTGGAGGGGTAG
- the pdxH gene encoding pyridoxamine 5'-phosphate oxidase gives MAADCAAQGAVPGGFVFYTNYGSNKAQAIAANPRVSLLFPWNEIDRQVIATGTAEKITVAESAAYFMSRPRGSQIAAWASRQSRPVSARAMLEKQVQVLRDKFGSGEIPVPDFWGGYRIVPERIEFWQGGEHRLHDRFLYSRDGDGWSIEQLQP, from the coding sequence CTGGCAGCGGATTGTGCTGCTCAAGGGGCTGTCCCGGGCGGCTTTGTCTTCTACACCAATTACGGCAGTAACAAGGCCCAGGCCATAGCTGCCAACCCTCGCGTGTCGCTGTTGTTCCCCTGGAATGAAATTGATCGGCAGGTCATCGCCACCGGCACCGCTGAAAAAATAACCGTGGCTGAATCTGCCGCGTATTTTATGAGCCGACCCCGGGGGAGCCAGATCGCAGCCTGGGCATCGCGCCAGAGCCGGCCGGTGTCGGCCCGGGCCATGCTGGAAAAGCAGGTGCAGGTGCTTAGGGATAAGTTCGGCAGTGGCGAAATACCCGTGCCCGATTTCTGGGGTGGCTACCGGATTGTCCCCGAGCGCATCGAGTTCTGGCAGGGCGGGGAGCACCGCCTCCACGACCGCTTTCTGTACAGCCGCGACGGCGACGGCTGGTCTATTGAACAATTGCAGCCCTGA
- a CDS encoding pyridoxamine 5'-phosphate oxidase family protein yields MHYEDYRREYTAGGLSRDMLNACPIKQFEQWLEQSVRAELEDPTAMVLSTIDAEGMPWQRIVLLKGLSRAALSSTPITAVTRPRP; encoded by the coding sequence TTGCATTACGAGGATTACAGGCGGGAATACACCGCGGGTGGGCTGAGCCGCGACATGCTCAATGCCTGTCCGATCAAGCAGTTTGAGCAGTGGCTGGAGCAGTCGGTGCGTGCCGAACTTGAAGACCCCACGGCCATGGTGTTGTCCACCATTGATGCCGAGGGCATGCCCTGGCAGCGGATTGTGCTGCTCAAGGGGCTGTCCCGGGCGGCTTTGTCTTCTACACCAATTACGGCAGTAACAAGGCCCAGGCCATAG
- a CDS encoding GNAT family N-acetyltransferase, which produces MVSAPHIIDGTAGEQARMADALADSFSTDPVMNWVMPAPDIYPGFFRRIIQDIFLPRGICHLDDADRGAGLWLPPGEKFDLKPSAGLVALVAKLLLKSGLAPIRRIPQQAAVFDKYHPKAPHYHLLFVGARQNCQGQGVGSALIKQGLRIVDDAGMPAYLESSNERNVPLYERHGFEVIGEESLPGDGPRVWFMWREARPATTSAGTPRG; this is translated from the coding sequence ATGGTCAGCGCACCGCATATTATCGACGGCACCGCCGGCGAACAGGCCCGCATGGCCGACGCCCTGGCCGACTCCTTCAGCACCGACCCGGTGATGAACTGGGTCATGCCCGCCCCCGATATCTACCCCGGATTTTTCCGCCGGATTATCCAGGACATCTTTCTGCCCAGGGGGATCTGTCACCTCGACGACGCCGACCGCGGTGCGGGTTTGTGGCTACCGCCGGGAGAAAAATTCGACCTGAAACCCAGCGCGGGGCTTGTCGCGCTGGTGGCGAAACTGTTACTGAAGTCAGGCCTGGCGCCCATACGCCGCATTCCCCAGCAGGCCGCCGTGTTCGACAAATACCACCCCAAGGCACCGCATTATCATTTGCTCTTCGTCGGCGCACGGCAAAACTGCCAGGGCCAGGGTGTGGGTTCAGCACTGATCAAACAGGGCCTGCGCATTGTCGATGATGCGGGCATGCCGGCGTATCTGGAAAGCTCGAACGAGCGCAATGTGCCGCTCTATGAACGACACGGATTTGAAGTGATTGGTGAGGAAAGCCTGCCCGGGGATGGACCCCGGGTCTGGTTTATGTGGCGCGAGGCGCGCCCGGCAACTACTTCGGCGGGAACTCCGCGAGGATAG
- a CDS encoding DUF4136 domain-containing protein, with protein sequence MIKRSLRTLGALTVLALVSACSTTAFEPTMDFDDNFDFSDVKSIALQPVDRVGMGAIKISDMQVSRIDGALADELTRRGFKVVDDNADADLYLTWHLVTEERTDVRSYNSMSYYNCWRCGPSVSDVSVRQYTQGTFIVDMIDPERSRSVWRSVLESRLQSNPDPASAESAARRAEAAQAILAEFPPK encoded by the coding sequence ATGATCAAACGCAGTCTGCGAACGCTGGGCGCTCTGACCGTACTCGCCCTTGTCAGTGCCTGTAGTACCACCGCCTTCGAACCCACCATGGATTTCGATGACAACTTCGATTTCAGTGATGTGAAGAGCATTGCCCTTCAGCCCGTAGACCGGGTCGGTATGGGCGCGATCAAGATCAGCGATATGCAGGTGTCGCGCATCGACGGCGCTCTCGCGGATGAATTGACCCGCCGCGGTTTCAAGGTAGTGGATGACAACGCTGACGCGGACTTGTACCTGACCTGGCATCTTGTCACCGAGGAGCGCACCGATGTGCGTTCCTATAACAGCATGAGCTACTACAATTGCTGGCGTTGCGGCCCCAGCGTGTCCGATGTGAGTGTGCGCCAGTACACCCAGGGTACGTTTATCGTCGACATGATCGATCCCGAACGCAGCCGCTCGGTGTGGCGCTCGGTGCTCGAATCCCGGCTGCAGTCCAACCCTGATCCGGCTTCCGCTGAGTCTGCCGCGCGTCGTGCCGAAGCAGCTCAGGCTATCCTCGCGGAGTTCCCGCCGAAGTAG
- a CDS encoding PEGA domain-containing protein: protein MSERNDPIQPASITPSAFEPLDAAASAAPTERNTRRWILGGAALLFGLPMAFLLSSRSLEVVVEAQVPAEVSVSGLAVPFGDRYLLRPGQYQVSATAPGYHPLTTEITVGDETSQRTTLVLAPLPGLVTITTEPPGATVILDGEPLGITPLEALPIEAGPHQLLFEAPAICR from the coding sequence TTGAGCGAGCGCAACGACCCCATTCAACCGGCCAGCATCACACCGAGTGCGTTTGAACCCCTCGATGCCGCCGCATCCGCTGCACCCACCGAGCGCAATACCCGGCGCTGGATTCTGGGTGGTGCGGCGCTGCTGTTCGGTCTGCCCATGGCGTTTCTGCTCAGTTCACGCTCACTGGAAGTGGTGGTTGAAGCACAAGTGCCGGCCGAGGTGAGCGTCTCCGGCCTGGCCGTCCCCTTTGGCGACCGCTATCTGTTGCGCCCCGGCCAGTACCAGGTATCGGCCACTGCCCCCGGATACCACCCCCTGACCACCGAGATCACCGTGGGCGACGAGACCAGCCAGCGCACAACGCTGGTACTTGCCCCGCTCCCCGGGCTGGTTACGATCACCACCGAACCGCCCGGCGCCACTGTCATCCTCGATGGTGAGCCCCTCGGGATAACACCGCTCGAAGCGCTACCGATCGAAGCCGGACCACACCAACTGCTGTTCGAAGCCCCCGCTATTTGCCGGTAA
- a CDS encoding SUMF1/EgtB/PvdO family nonheme iron enzyme has protein sequence MNGRNKAQQLSVALAPAWATYEVNSEPPGADILVDGEAQGQTPATVEIIQGQREITLQKPAFAPWRQALEVTAGADKDLGTITLTPAAGILSLNSTPSGANVTMNGEFQGQTPLELTIAPGRSHRIALSKPGYGRSTETIELAAAQTESRTVVLKAQTGDVKFSIAPASAELRVNGRLVGKGSRTLALPAVAHRIEVSLPGYAAQSQQVTPRPGLLQKVAITLQTEQQARLARNKPELENSVSQTLLLFDPQASAMGDFTMGASRRDAGRRANEVLHPVSLQRMFYLQTTEVTNAQFREYQADHKSGQIEGNSLNRNDQPAVALSWQQAASFCNWLSKREGLPPFYRENQGIITGFNPSSTGYRLPTEAEWSWAARTYKGTLLKFPWGDVFPPPATAENYADNTSAYVTGRILNGYKDGFVVSAPVGSFKPNHRGLFDLGGNVAEWVHDVYSIPSADGATSTDPLGAQTGDNYVIRGASWSHSRIGELRLSYRDYGAGGRDDVGFRVARYADE, from the coding sequence GTGAACGGCCGCAATAAGGCTCAGCAGCTCAGCGTTGCCCTCGCACCGGCCTGGGCGACATACGAGGTCAACTCTGAACCACCTGGAGCTGACATTTTGGTCGACGGCGAGGCCCAGGGGCAGACCCCGGCCACAGTGGAGATTATTCAGGGCCAGCGGGAAATCACCCTGCAAAAACCCGCCTTTGCACCCTGGCGCCAGGCGCTGGAGGTCACGGCGGGGGCAGACAAGGATCTCGGCACTATTACCCTGACACCCGCCGCAGGCATTCTCAGCCTCAACAGCACGCCCAGTGGCGCCAATGTCACCATGAACGGCGAATTCCAGGGTCAGACGCCACTGGAGCTGACGATTGCCCCGGGCCGCAGCCATCGAATTGCCCTGTCCAAGCCTGGCTATGGGCGCAGCACTGAGACCATTGAGCTGGCTGCCGCGCAAACCGAATCGCGCACCGTCGTGCTCAAGGCGCAGACTGGCGATGTGAAGTTCAGCATCGCTCCGGCGTCGGCCGAACTGCGCGTCAATGGACGGCTCGTCGGCAAGGGGAGCCGCACGTTGGCTCTGCCGGCCGTGGCCCATCGCATTGAAGTCTCGCTGCCGGGCTATGCCGCACAAAGCCAACAGGTCACACCCCGCCCCGGGCTGCTGCAGAAAGTGGCGATCACCCTGCAAACCGAGCAACAGGCGAGACTGGCGCGCAACAAACCCGAACTGGAAAACTCCGTGAGCCAGACCTTGCTGTTATTCGATCCGCAGGCATCGGCCATGGGTGACTTCACCATGGGGGCATCGCGGCGCGACGCGGGCCGGCGAGCCAATGAGGTATTGCACCCGGTATCACTGCAGCGCATGTTCTATTTGCAAACCACCGAGGTCACCAACGCCCAGTTCCGCGAATACCAGGCCGATCACAAATCCGGCCAGATCGAGGGCAACAGCCTCAACCGCAACGATCAACCCGCCGTGGCCCTGAGCTGGCAACAGGCTGCCTCGTTCTGTAACTGGTTGAGTAAACGTGAAGGCCTGCCGCCCTTCTACCGCGAGAACCAGGGCATTATCACCGGCTTTAACCCCTCCTCGACCGGCTATCGCCTGCCCACCGAAGCGGAGTGGTCCTGGGCGGCACGCACCTACAAAGGCACACTGCTGAAGTTCCCCTGGGGCGATGTCTTTCCGCCGCCTGCCACCGCCGAGAACTACGCGGACAACACCTCAGCCTATGTCACGGGGCGGATCCTCAATGGCTATAAGGATGGCTTTGTGGTGAGCGCGCCGGTGGGTTCCTTCAAACCCAACCATCGCGGCCTGTTCGATCTGGGTGGCAATGTGGCGGAATGGGTCCACGATGTGTACAGCATTCCCAGCGCCGATGGCGCGACCAGCACCGATCCGCTGGGGGCACAGACCGGTGACAACTACGTAATTCGCGGCGCCAGCTGGTCGCACAGCCGCATCGGCGAACTGCGTTTATCCTATCGCGACTACGGCGCCGGTGGGCGTGACGATGTGGGCTTCAGGGTGGCGCGCTATGCGGATGAGTAG
- a CDS encoding MotA/TolQ/ExbB proton channel family protein, whose protein sequence is MKQRMSSEFIYQLFALLIAVIVVHAAYVGAIRPAAQAQIEQQQALQASGEDYVPQRTLAVVIRDFEQEACFILLIWALAIMGYKGRRTMAEQSLLDQRLLDIPEGTSVLPEDAREYSRSLEALPEQEQDYLLPRTLLAALQRFATTGNIQAVSDTVKESCEIEADRLDSELSMVRYIAWAIPSIGFIGTVRGIGDALGQAYKAVEGDISGVTVSLGVAFNSTFVALVLSIIIMFCLHQLQLSQERLVLDCQRYSDKRLLRHLVN, encoded by the coding sequence ATGAAGCAACGGATGTCATCCGAGTTTATCTACCAGCTGTTCGCGCTGCTGATCGCGGTGATCGTGGTGCACGCCGCTTACGTCGGCGCCATCCGCCCGGCGGCGCAGGCCCAAATAGAGCAACAGCAGGCCTTACAGGCCAGCGGCGAGGATTACGTGCCCCAGCGCACCCTGGCGGTAGTGATTCGCGACTTCGAGCAGGAGGCCTGTTTTATCCTGCTGATCTGGGCCCTGGCCATCATGGGCTACAAGGGCCGCCGCACCATGGCTGAGCAATCGCTGCTCGACCAGCGCCTACTGGACATTCCCGAAGGGACCAGCGTCCTGCCGGAAGACGCCCGGGAGTACAGCCGCTCCCTGGAGGCCCTGCCTGAACAGGAACAGGATTACCTGTTGCCGCGCACGTTGCTCGCCGCGCTGCAGCGCTTTGCCACTACCGGCAATATTCAGGCGGTATCCGATACCGTTAAAGAGAGCTGCGAGATTGAGGCCGACCGCCTCGACTCAGAGCTATCCATGGTCCGGTACATCGCCTGGGCCATTCCGTCGATCGGCTTTATCGGCACCGTGCGCGGTATTGGCGACGCCCTCGGCCAGGCCTACAAGGCCGTTGAAGGCGATATCTCCGGCGTGACCGTGAGCCTGGGCGTTGCCTTTAACAGCACCTTCGTGGCGCTGGTGCTGTCGATCATCATCATGTTCTGCCTGCACCAGCTGCAGCTCTCCCAGGAGCGCCTGGTACTGGATTGCCAGCGCTACTCCGACAAACGCCTGCTGCGCCACCTGGTGAACTGA
- a CDS encoding vWA domain-containing protein: MARRKRQFNTFNLSFLDIMSCGFGAVVLVFLIIDHSIEVQSDELNQDLLSEVNFLEEEVTEGQEGLVRLRNTLSDIDLQMVEAQGLATRIIEEIEEYEALIESLRAEGFDDDEDIESLKAEILALESELKKLQSAAEQDGGRSARSYLGEGNRQYLTGLNLGGRNIAILLDTSASMLADRLVNIIRLRNMDPGLQREADKWTRAVNTVNWLTAQLPVKADYQIITFNTEPSWAVPDTAGQWLEVADQARLEDISERLTKITPAGGTSLENAFLALQKLSPAPDNIFLITDGLPTQGRAAPRGSKVSGRDRLGHYQRAIQQLPAGVPVNVILAPMEGDPAAASAFWQLAQNTRGSFLSPSKDWP; this comes from the coding sequence GTGGCCAGGCGCAAGCGTCAGTTCAACACCTTCAACCTGAGTTTTCTGGACATCATGTCCTGTGGCTTCGGCGCGGTGGTGCTGGTGTTCCTGATTATCGATCACTCAATCGAGGTGCAATCGGACGAGCTGAACCAGGACCTACTCTCAGAGGTGAACTTCCTGGAAGAAGAGGTCACCGAGGGCCAGGAGGGGTTGGTACGCCTGCGCAACACGCTTTCGGATATCGACCTGCAAATGGTGGAAGCCCAGGGACTGGCGACCCGGATTATCGAGGAGATCGAGGAGTACGAGGCGCTGATTGAATCGCTGCGCGCCGAGGGTTTTGACGACGATGAAGATATTGAGTCCCTCAAAGCCGAGATTCTGGCGCTGGAGTCAGAGCTAAAGAAGCTGCAGTCGGCGGCCGAGCAAGACGGGGGTCGCAGTGCCCGCTCCTATCTGGGCGAAGGCAACCGCCAGTACCTGACCGGGCTCAACCTCGGCGGCCGCAATATCGCTATTTTGCTGGACACGTCCGCCAGTATGCTCGCTGATCGACTGGTAAACATCATCCGCCTGCGCAATATGGACCCGGGGCTGCAGCGCGAGGCAGACAAGTGGACACGCGCGGTAAACACCGTGAACTGGCTGACGGCGCAGCTACCAGTGAAAGCCGACTACCAGATCATCACGTTTAATACCGAGCCCAGTTGGGCGGTGCCGGATACCGCCGGCCAGTGGCTGGAGGTAGCCGACCAGGCCCGTTTGGAAGATATTTCCGAACGCCTGACCAAGATTACCCCCGCTGGTGGCACCAGCCTGGAGAACGCGTTTCTGGCGCTGCAGAAACTGTCTCCGGCGCCGGACAACATTTTCCTGATTACCGATGGCCTGCCCACCCAGGGCCGCGCCGCACCGCGAGGCAGCAAGGTCAGCGGCCGCGACCGGCTGGGCCACTACCAGCGAGCCATTCAACAGCTGCCGGCCGGCGTGCCCGTGAACGTGATTCTCGCGCCCATGGAAGGTGACCCGGCCGCCGCATCGGCCTTCTGGCAGCTCGCCCAGAATACCCGCGGCTCTTTCCTGAGCCCTTCCAAGGACTGGCCCTGA